The DNA region CGACCATGGCGCCCAGCAGCCAGCTCTGGAACGGAAGCTGCGCCGCCTTGGTGAAGCCGGCCAGGCAGAGTAGACCGCAGGGAACCAGGAAGAGGGCCGTTTGCGGAGCCTCCCGGATGATCTCCTGCATGTCCAGGGTGCCGAGATCCAGATAGATCCAGGTAATTGCCAGCAGCAGCGCCACGCCGCCCAGGCAGTTCATCCATAGGGCGCGGGTGGCGTTGGTGATGGCGATGTCCGTTTTGTCGTGCCGAATGAGCAGGTACGAGCACAGCGTGGTGAGCTCGAAGAAGAAGTAGAAGTGGAGGAAGTTGTTCGTAAGGACCAGGCCGTTCATCGCGCCCAGGAACAGGACGAGCACGGCGAAGAACTGCGGCTGTCGTGATTCCTGCAGGTGCTGATGTTCCTCGTGGTTCTTCATGTACGGCAGTGCGTGGATTACGATGACGGAACCCACGATGGAGACCACGGCCACCATCAGCATGGAAAGCGAATCGCCTACGAAGAGGGGCGACTCATGCCCGTGCTTCACCAGGAAAATCTCAAGAATGGCGAGCAGGACCAACTGCGTGGAGGCGAATGTTGTGATGAGCGCGTGCCTTTTCCTGATACCAATGCCCAGGAAAAGGAACAGCAGCAAGAAGTCCAGGACCGTAACAAGCGGGCTGAATTCTATGCCCAGCAGTCCCGGGGCCACAGCGAACGGTGCATACGAGAAGAGGGAGAGAGAAGCACCGGCAAGGAGTACTCCTGCGACCAGCACGATGAGCACCCGGATTGCGTTTGCCCTGAAAAAGTAGAGACCCAGAGCTGCAATAAAAGGTGCCACCACGAGGACGAAGAGGAGGGTATCGAGCATACCGTCTCCGTTACGCTAGAGGGTGGTGGGAAATAGAAACTCCGGCGAAACGGGTCTGGAACGGCACCCGAAAGCCGGGCAGGCCAAGTCAGAACAACCGGTATGGACAATGCCCTGAGTAGGTTGTTCTGTCAACAATATCAGTATAGAGGAAGTATTCGTATCGGCGATATCAAACATTCGGGCATCGCTAGTCTCCTTTTGGCAAAAGCGAATATTTTTGTTTGTGTGTCCAGAAAATTGGACACAGGGGGCGAGGTTTTCGTGTTGCCGTTGCGTTTGCATGACAGTCAAGTCGTAGCATGTCGGCGTCACGATCGATAAAAGTGTGTGTTGACAAGCTGATCTGCGCAGGGTTCTCGCCAGTTCAGCGTGTCGAAAAACGCGATATGTAATACGCAAAGGCGTAACCACGTATAGCGTATGCCGTTTGTACGTTACGGAGAAATGGTAAATCGTCCCGAAAAAGTGCTGCGATTGCGGTTGTCTGGATAATAATAGCCAGGCGGTGTGTAGCTTCGGTACTGCCTATACCCAGGGTAGCGCCTCGGGGGCGGCGCAGGGCGCAATTGGGAGTAGGGGGAAACTCCCGGAGCGGCGTAGGGAGGAGATCGCCGGGTTCCATACGTGGGCGGCGGATGGTGCGTCCAGCCGTTCGAAACGCCTGGAGGCGAGTATCCACGCTGGTTCCTTGGGGCAGCATAGCCGCGCCCGGAGTGTCCGCGTGGCCGCGCCGCCGGAGCCTGATGCGCCTGAACCGGACGGTAATGCGGCGGCTGTGCTTTGGGCGTCCCTGCGCCAGACCAGCGGACGCGCCGCACACCAGGCGGCGGGATGTACGCCGGTCTGACGACAACGCGCCGTCGCGGAGAGGGGCAGCGGACTGGCCGCGGCGTGAACACGGCGTCCCACAGATAGATGGGCGTGTAGGTGGATACGCCGAAGTGGGCGTTGCCTGTGGATACGCCCACGCCAAGAGACACGAACGCGTGGGCAGGCAGGGCCGCGGCTATGGTGGACAGCGCGAGGCAGAGCACGGCAGCGGCCGTGAGCCGTAGTATGAACGAGGGCGCGAGAGGAGTCATGGGGCGATACTCCTTTCCCTGGTTTCTCGGGGCCGTGCCGCCGGGGTGCAACGCCCGGACGGCACAGTTCCCATGGTCTATCCTAATTCCATATGGGCAGCGGTGTGCGCTGTCAAACCGGAGCGTCAGGGATAGGGCTCGTACGTATCCCGTGGCAATCGGTGGAGCTCTCCGTTCTTCAGATAGGGGTAGTATGTGCGCCGGCGGATGGTGCCCCCGCTGCTGGGAGCAGGCTCACGGTAGTAGCCGCCGGACGAGCCCTGGGTGCGATTCGTGGCGTTGGTTTCGCGCTCCAGCTCCTGCTGCCGTTCCTTGAAACGTTGAATCTCCTCGGCCCCGGGCGTGGCGTTGCGCTCCCACAGCTCTTCCCACTCGTTTTTTCCATCGCTCTCCGTCTCGGCGGCGCGTTCCGGATGCTCGATACGGTCGATGGGCGGCACCTCACGGACAATGGGTCCTGTGGGCAGATCAAAACGACGCGCCGGCGATGAATCCGTGGCATTCTGAGCAGATGCGGTAGAGAGAGCCACGAGCACGAGGGCGAAGGCCAGAAGAAGCCGGACGCCGCATGCCGCGCCCCGGCGTATGAGGAGTTTCCGCTTCATAATGAATCAGTACGCCGGATGCATGGCGAGGTCAAAAAGAAAGACCGGTGCGCAGGGCGCAAATTGTCTTTTTTCGAGGATGCCGATCAGAGTGCGGGCGTTTGTCTAAAAACTTAGACAAGGGATGGCGCGCGAACGCTTCTCGTCGCCTGTGTGTGAAGGTCGCCATCACGCTGCATTGCATGCGCCTTGGTGCACGATGCGAGTGGAATTCAGCTGAGCGCATGTATCCCCGCAGCCAAAGTAAGGAGACGCGCCTTCCCATCATCCGCCCCATATTGTATGACTCCGGGATGCTTCTGGATATCGTTCTACTCGTGCTGGGTGCGGTACTGCTCTGGTTCGGGGCCGGTTGGGTCGTGGAGTCGTCCGCGGCCGTGGCGCGGCGTCTGAATATTTCGGAGCTCGTCATCGGGCTCACCGTGGTGGCCATGGGCACCTCGGCCCCGGAGTTCTTTGTCACGGCGCAGTCCGCTTTCAAGGGGCTGCCGGCCATCAGCCTGGCCAACGTGGTGGGCTCGGACATCTTCAACCTGGGCATCATCCTGGGGGCCATGGCCATCCTCAACCCCATCCCCACCCACCGGACCATTCTCTACCGCGACGGTGTGATGCTGTGGGCCGTGGTGGGCGTGCTGCTGCTGATGTGCACCCAGGGCGCGCTGACGCGGCCAATGGGCCTTGGGCTGCTGGTCATCTTCGGCGGGTACGTCGCCCTGCTGGTCTACAAGGGCATCCGCGATCCCGGCCCCATGGACATCGCCATGGCCGAGGAGCTGCTGGAGGAGGCGGGCGACCGCGTGGCCACATGGATCGACGGGCCCAAGCTGATTATCGGGTTCGCGGCCATCACCCTGGGCAGCGACTGGCTGGTGGAGGGCGCGCGGGTGGTTGCTGCGGCGCTCGGCGTGTCCGACTGGGCCATCGGCCTTACTGTGGTGGCCGCGGGCACCTCGCTGCCGGAGCTGGTGACCTGCCTGGCAGCCAGCCTGCGCGGCAAGAACGACATGCTGCTGGGCAACCTCATCGGTAGCGATTTCTTCAACCTCGCCGGGGTGCTGGGGCTCACCGCCGTGATGCGCCCCATCAGCGTGGACCCGTCCTCACTGCCGTCGCTGGGACTCATGGTGGGAGCCGTGGCGCTGGTGCTGCTGTTCATGCGCACGGGCTGGCGCATCTCGCGGCTGGAGGGCGCGCTGCTGGTGCTCGTGGGGCTCGGCCGCTGGGCGCTGGGGTTTGTGTAGAAGCCAAGTCAGCAATGCTCCTTCGCCCACTTGCGGCGTCAGATCTTGCTTTCTCCGCGGTCATTAGCCCGGTTCGTCCCTGGCCGCATCCTAATCCTTATTCATCGTCCTCACTGAACACGCAGACGTTGTGCAGGGTGCAGCTCGAATCATCCGTCTCCAGCTGGATGGTGGCGTGGTCGATGCCGAAGCGCTCGTGCAACTCGTCGCCGATCTGGTGGAGGAAGTCGCTGTCATCCGGGATCTCGCCTGCCGGGTGCACCAGATGCACGGTCAGCGCCGTGGACGTGGTGGAGAGCGGCCAGACGTGCAGGTCGTGGTAGGCCGTGATGCCCGGGATCTCCAGCAGGTAGCGCTCTACGGCCTTGAGGTCGATGCCCCTGGGCACGGCGTCCATGGCCAGGTCCACGGATTCCCTGAACAACCCCCACGTGCCGATGGCGATGACCGCGACGATGGCCAGGGAGATGACCGGGTCCAGCCAGACGGCGTCGGTGGCGGCGATGACCAGCGCGGCGGCAACCACGCCCAGGGAGACGCCGGCGTCCGCGGCCATGTGCAGGAAGGCCCCGCGGATGTTGAGGTCGCCCTTTCTGCCGGACATGAAGAGCAGGGCCGTGGCCGTGTTGATGATGGTGCCGACGGCTGCGACCCAGACCACCACGCCGGCCGAGACCGGCACCGGGTGCAAGAGCCGCTGGATGGCCTCCAGGGTGATGGCGCCGATGGCGACCAGCAGCAGGCAGGCGTTGATGAACGAGGCGTAGATGGTGGAGCGGCCCATGCCGTAGGTGAGCTTGCGGGAGGGCTGCTTGCGCGCCAGATAGACGGCGCCCCAGGCCAGCACGAGGCTGAGGACGTCGGAGAGGTTGTGCCCGGCGTCGGCCAGCAGGGCCATGGAGTCCGCGGCAAAGCCGTAGACCACCTCCACGACGACAAAGACGACGTTGAGCGCAATGCCGGCGGCAAAGCGCTTGTCGTACGAGGCCGGGCCATGATGATGGCCGTGGTGTGCGTGGTTGTGTGCCATGCTTCCATAATTATGGAGAAAGCATGGCGGATGTCAAAGGCTGGTGCAAAAAACTCGTGAAGAACGCCGCCTTCGCAGGGCAGAGCGCGGAAGAGCGTCCGGTTGCCGGCCTAGCCGAAGCGGCCGGTGAGGTACTCTTCAGTGAGCTTGTGGTAGGGCTTGGTGAAGATTTTCTCGGTGTGGCCCACCTCGATCATCTTGCCCAGGTGGAAGAAGGCTGTGCGGTCGGAGATGCGCGCGGCCTGCTGCAGCGAGTGCGTGACCACGACGATGGAGTAGAGCTCGGTGAGCTCGCGGATGAGCTCCTCGATGATGCCGGTGGCGATGGGGTCCAGGGCGGAGCAGGGCTCGTCCATGAGCACGACCTCCGGGTTCACGGAGATGGCGCGGGCAATGCAGAGCCGCTGCTGCTGGCCGCCGGAGAGGCTGGTGCCGGACATGTCCAGGCGGTCTTTCACCTCGTCCCACAGGCCCACACGGCGCAGGCTGGCTTCCACGGTCTCCTCCACCTCGTGCCGGGTGGAGGCCATGCCGTGGATGCGCAGGCCGTAGGCGATGTTGTCGTAGATGGACTTGGGGAAGGGGTTGGGCTTCTGGAAGACCATGCCCACGCGCCGGCGCAGGCTGACCACGTCGATCTTGGGATCGTAGACGTCGTCAGTGTCCAGGGTGATCTTGCCGGTGACGCGGCAGATGTCGATGATGTCGTTCATGCGGTTGAGGCAGCGCAGGAACGTGGATTTGCCGCAGCCCGAGGGACCGATGAACGCCACGACCTGGTTCTTGGCGATGTCCAGGTCCACGTTGTGGATGGCGTGGAAATCCGCGTAGTAGACGTTGACGTCGCGGCATTTCATGCGCGGATCGTCAACATAGGCGGCTTCCAGCGCGCGGGGGTCCGTATCGGGGTCGATGATGATACGGTTGTCGTTCCTCGGTTCGGCTGTGGTCTCCGTCGTGGCCATGAGAATCTCGTGTGCTGCTGGTTTGAGCGTTGGTTGGATTGTAGCGGTTCCGGCCCAGGGCCTGCAAGGCAAAGGAACCGGACCGGCATGGGTATGCCGGCCCGGTCTGCGTCTAATAGAATGCGGATTTATTTGAAAGCGGCCGCGGTCATGGGAGTCAGATCCTTGGCGGCAGCGGCGAACTCCTTGCGCTCCTGGTCAGGCATGGGGATCATGCCCTTCTCGGCAAGGTAGCCATCCGGGCCCCAGGCCTTGTCGCTGGTGAACTCGGCAACGTACTGCTCCATGCCGGGGATGGTGCCCACGTGGGCCTTCTTGATGTAGAAGAACAGGGGACGGGACACAGGGTAGGAACCGTCGGCGATGGCGTCGAAGGTGGGGGCAACGCCGTCGATCTTGGAGCCCTGGATCTTGTCGATGTTCTGGTCGAGGTAGCTGAAGCCGAAGATGCCGAAGGCCTCGGGGTTGGCTTCCAGCTTCTGGACGATCAGGTTGTCGTTCTCACCGGCCTCGATGTAGGCGCCGTCTTCACGCACGGTCTGAGAAACGGCCTTGAACTCGTCCTTACCCATAGCCTTGATGAAGGGGAACTCCTTGGCGCCGTGCTCCATCACGAGCTCCACGAAAGCGTCGCGGGTACCGGAGGTGGGCGGCGGGCCGAGGACCTCGATCTTGGCGGCGGGCAGGGAGGAGTCGATTTCGTTCCAGTTCTTGTAGGGGTTGGCGACCAGCTTCTCGGAGCCGTCCGGAGCCGGGACCATCT from Oceanidesulfovibrio marinus includes:
- a CDS encoding calcium/sodium antiporter gives rise to the protein MLLDIVLLVLGAVLLWFGAGWVVESSAAVARRLNISELVIGLTVVAMGTSAPEFFVTAQSAFKGLPAISLANVVGSDIFNLGIILGAMAILNPIPTHRTILYRDGVMLWAVVGVLLLMCTQGALTRPMGLGLLVIFGGYVALLVYKGIRDPGPMDIAMAEELLEEAGDRVATWIDGPKLIIGFAAITLGSDWLVEGARVVAAALGVSDWAIGLTVVAAGTSLPELVTCLAASLRGKNDMLLGNLIGSDFFNLAGVLGLTAVMRPISVDPSSLPSLGLMVGAVALVLLFMRTGWRISRLEGALLVLVGLGRWALGFV
- a CDS encoding cation diffusion facilitator family transporter, with protein sequence MAHNHAHHGHHHGPASYDKRFAAGIALNVVFVVVEVVYGFAADSMALLADAGHNLSDVLSLVLAWGAVYLARKQPSRKLTYGMGRSTIYASFINACLLLVAIGAITLEAIQRLLHPVPVSAGVVVWVAAVGTIINTATALLFMSGRKGDLNIRGAFLHMAADAGVSLGVVAAALVIAATDAVWLDPVISLAIVAVIAIGTWGLFRESVDLAMDAVPRGIDLKAVERYLLEIPGITAYHDLHVWPLSTTSTALTVHLVHPAGEIPDDSDFLHQIGDELHERFGIDHATIQLETDDSSCTLHNVCVFSEDDE
- the pstB gene encoding phosphate ABC transporter ATP-binding protein PstB → MKCRDVNVYYADFHAIHNVDLDIAKNQVVAFIGPSGCGKSTFLRCLNRMNDIIDICRVTGKITLDTDDVYDPKIDVVSLRRRVGMVFQKPNPFPKSIYDNIAYGLRIHGMASTRHEVEETVEASLRRVGLWDEVKDRLDMSGTSLSGGQQQRLCIARAISVNPEVVLMDEPCSALDPIATGIIEELIRELTELYSIVVVTHSLQQAARISDRTAFFHLGKMIEVGHTEKIFTKPYHKLTEEYLTGRFG
- a CDS encoding PstS family phosphate ABC transporter substrate-binding protein; this encodes MRNVLLVLAALAVLVSFSGTANAQARDYISIVGSSTVYPFATVVAEQFGKTTKFPTPKIESTGSGGGLKLFCAGVGVENPDITNASRRIKKSEFEKCQTNGVKDIVEVKIGYDGITFANSKSAKQANFSRKQLFLALAKMVPAPDGSEKLVANPYKNWNEIDSSLPAAKIEVLGPPPTSGTRDAFVELVMEHGAKEFPFIKAMGKDEFKAVSQTVREDGAYIEAGENDNLIVQKLEANPEAFGIFGFSYLDQNIDKIQGSKIDGVAPTFDAIADGSYPVSRPLFFYIKKAHVGTIPGMEQYVAEFTSDKAWGPDGYLAEKGMIPMPDQERKEFAAAAKDLTPMTAAAFK